Proteins from a genomic interval of Nocardia sp. BMG51109:
- a CDS encoding amidase yields the protein MTATEPTPTPPAGRDSELTWQTSDELRRLYARREVSPVEVAEAHLSRIERLDPQVNAFVTVTAERALADARAAERVWLSSEAAAVPPMTGIPFALKDLVPTAGIRTTKGSDRFRDWIPEHNSPLAQRLLDSGGIMLGKTTTSEVGWKAASGNRVNGPVRNPCSPEHTAGGSSGGAAAAVAAGFATVTQGGDGAGSVRIPAAFCGVVGMKPSTGVIPYFPPTPLGSMVANGTLARTVADAALLLDTLSGPDYRDPTSLPVVAGGYRAACDRAPRPLRIAYLPSPGGRMPERDIGDAVAAAVRRMRHAGHRVETLDDTPADRFDLLHVIWTTGFASLFPGGGDDLDPGLAAVIRDADRFTGADLAAAHLARQHYKAAMSEFLAPYDLAVTATTAVAAFGADADHPRTVAGVAANYLDWAWPTYAFNLTEHPAISLPCATTGSGLPIGIQLVGHHHRDHDLLAAASALAEVVRVE from the coding sequence ATGACCGCCACCGAACCGACCCCGACGCCTCCGGCCGGCCGGGACTCGGAGTTGACCTGGCAGACCTCCGACGAACTCCGGCGGCTGTACGCGCGCCGGGAAGTGTCGCCGGTCGAGGTGGCCGAAGCCCACCTGTCCCGGATCGAACGGTTGGACCCACAGGTCAATGCCTTCGTGACCGTCACCGCGGAACGGGCTCTCGCCGACGCCCGCGCGGCCGAACGGGTATGGCTGTCGTCGGAGGCCGCCGCCGTCCCGCCGATGACGGGAATTCCCTTCGCGCTCAAGGACCTCGTCCCCACCGCCGGTATCCGGACGACGAAGGGTTCCGACCGGTTCCGCGACTGGATACCGGAGCACAATTCGCCGCTGGCGCAACGGCTGCTGGACTCCGGCGGCATCATGCTCGGCAAGACCACGACCTCCGAAGTGGGGTGGAAGGCGGCCTCCGGCAATCGCGTCAACGGACCGGTCCGCAATCCGTGCTCTCCCGAGCACACCGCCGGGGGCTCGAGCGGTGGCGCCGCGGCGGCGGTCGCCGCCGGGTTCGCCACTGTCACGCAGGGCGGCGACGGGGCCGGCTCGGTCCGCATCCCGGCCGCGTTCTGCGGTGTCGTCGGGATGAAACCCAGCACGGGGGTGATCCCGTACTTCCCACCGACGCCGCTGGGTTCCATGGTCGCCAACGGCACACTCGCACGGACCGTCGCCGACGCCGCCCTGCTCCTCGACACCCTCAGTGGCCCCGACTACCGCGACCCCACCTCGCTGCCGGTCGTCGCGGGCGGATACCGCGCCGCCTGCGACCGTGCACCGCGGCCGCTGCGGATCGCCTACCTGCCGTCGCCCGGCGGTCGCATGCCCGAACGCGACATCGGCGACGCGGTCGCCGCCGCCGTGCGCCGGATGCGGCACGCCGGGCACCGTGTCGAGACCCTCGACGACACCCCCGCGGACCGTTTCGACCTGCTCCACGTGATCTGGACGACCGGATTCGCCTCCCTGTTCCCTGGCGGCGGGGACGATCTCGACCCGGGCCTGGCCGCGGTGATCCGCGACGCCGACCGGTTCACCGGAGCCGACCTGGCCGCCGCGCACCTCGCCCGCCAGCACTACAAGGCCGCCATGAGCGAGTTCCTCGCCCCGTACGACCTGGCCGTCACCGCGACGACCGCGGTTGCGGCGTTCGGCGCCGACGCCGACCATCCGCGCACCGTCGCGGGCGTGGCGGCGAACTATCTCGATTGGGCATGGCCCACTTACGCTTTCAACCTGACCGAACACCCGGCGATCTCGCTGCCGTGTGCCACCACCGGCTCGGGCCTTCCCATCGGCATCCAGCTCGTCGGGCACCACCACCGCGATCATGACCTGCTCGCTGCCGCATCGGCGTTGGCGGAGGTCGTTCGGGTGGAGTGA